The nucleotide sequence AACCGAGTAAGTTAATATTACCCTGTAAGTGTTCCGTCTCATTCTTAATTTGACAATGgactaatagaaaatttttcgCTTCAACTGTTCTTTTATTACTTTACGTACTTTGCGAATAGAATGttgtacataaaaaattatattaaataaatattttatttccagaATTCGAACACGGACTATATGCCAACAAAATGCCGAATAACGAAGCCATCACCTCCAAAACCTGCCACGAATcctttacaatttataaaagtAGCGCCGTGTCCACTCTTCCAAAAAGCACACGAACAGATAAAAAAAGTCGAGgaaataaaaagagaagaaaaagaaacgaGATCAGAAATTGAAGATTGGCAAACAGTAAGTGAAtactctattttatttataattgtgaaAAAGTATTAGGAATTAATTGATGAAAAACAAGGTACGTATTAATTATTGTGTGGAAAGTAGGCCCCTTCCAGAAATTATACACTTCACGCTAACGAATAATCcaataatttgaacattttttggaaTCAGTTGTTAATTATCTTTTATGACTTCTATTAACTGTAAACGGCTACTTCGAAGTAGTAATTTCAGTTTGAGAAAGAAATAGTCGATCGAAGAAAAATAGCAAAATGAGATGGTAATCGTTTATACGGGAAAAATAACTACTTTTAAGAGTTTACATGAACGTATCGGATCCCTTAAACTCTCctgttaaatataaatattttgaccaTTTCACTAAAATTTACTCTTACTTCTGACATGCAGTTCAtaatttgttgatatattaACTATAACTTACGATCAATAAATATCAGTTTAATACTCTTCTCAAATATAACCCCTCTTTGTTAGTGTTTCATGATTATGGTTTTGTCACTttgaatttttacataaataaggTTTTTCTCTGGTATGATAGTTAAAATTCCATATATGTCTATATTAGaacaattttattacataattttgaaTCGAAAATGACGAATAACATTTTGAGAAGAaggcaatatatatatatatatatatatatatatatatatatatatatatataaaatttcttggGCTCATAGGTTGTTTGgatgaaatgaaataatcaaacttcgaagaaatttcacatttttatattagatatGTATAAATTAACGTTTCGCTCCTTCTTTGGgagcattttcaaaagaatatttaacatatgatgattaaaatatttgtagaatagataaaaacatGTTAGTAGATatcttgaaaacattattaaaaacatagtaTTAGAATCAATGTATTTATCTATGTAATTACTAACTAGTATATTTCAATCTACCTGTataatatcgttttattgaaattccgAGGTAAATACATTGATTTTAATactatgtttttaaataatgtttttacgatatctactaatatgtttttatatattctgaaaatattttaatcatcataTATTAATCATTCTTTTGAAAATTCCCCCAAGGAATGAGCGAAACATCAAGTTATAcgtatctaatataaaattgtgaaattatattatatacatataaacataCATTTATCTTTacagataaataagaaaaattttataaatcgtCATTTAATTTCAAGAAAAGACCTTGTAACTATGTTTAGGACGAGCAATTGGAAACTTCTGCCATCGGGATAGTTAGAGTTGAAACTTGAACAAACTTGTTGGACAGACTTAAATGAAAGTCAGTCATCTGCATTCTCAGTGCATCAAAACATTCGTCAGTGGCAGAGGAatctaatattaatataatatttgaataaacgaggatcattttcaaaataagcgtCGATTGCACATCATGTCCGCGCATCTTGTCAATGACGTTGGTTCAAGTTCGACCATCAGTATTGCAAGAGCtagtacaattgtacaattttagtacattttagtgtattttatacactagtacatttttccttttttctaatacattttccctgcgttcgcaaatataaagttattttatattttcgtgtagtaaaataaactagaaattgtactagattgtaacaataattagaaaacagagccaagttgatttatatttagatcgtgagatttttgtactgcattactaattttatcggtaaactttatataaatttttcatccttaaaataataattgacacagtctataacatttttggaaaaaaaatttaatttaaacttatgtttatacatctttctataattttattaaatttgtttgaagttggtacaatctagtacattttctagttcaatttttacattcagcttttaaattgtggcTACACTGTCGATCATTCTTTGCCAGTCTCCCTCTCTCTGCGCCGTCATTACTTTTCTCGGCTCAACTGGTGTTGGTTTATCAAAACGGAGAAGTTGATGGATAACTTCGAAATAACGCACCAGGATGATGATGTGATATTTAAATCTTTACTTATCCGATCCTACGcgtcatttattttattactaagGATTTTTTGGATTCCATTCGATTGCATCTATTTGGTATAATTCCATACAAGTGATGCAAAGTCCGTTACCTCTCTCCATGTGTCGATACTATACAGTGATCAACAGAAAAGTGTGCGATCGTGAGAATGTGGTTGATTGCCTCGTCTCAATCCCTTGTGCCCTTGACTCGCATTCGATATATCGGCACGATGCGGAGCGACAACGAGACGAGGCGAGGAGGACAGTCCGCACTCGAATTGGGCTTATGGTTAAATTTCTTCCTTTGTCGCTATATCAATAAATACTCTCACCCACTGTGGAGTTTGTTCAGCTTTTCGTTTTTTAAGTGTTCATTGTTGAAATTCACTGGTAGCTTATTTATGGTGAAAGTTTGATGAATGATGGAAATGTAAGTAAATCATGTAGGCTTATTAACgaagaaatgagaaatgttgatgAACGAAGATGTGGATGGTGTAGTGTCATAAATTGACTTGATAAATAAGGTGATTATGAGAATTAGAAGTATTATTTAGCAGTTGATTTAGGCCAGTTTTCTTCACTTCCTAATAAAATATctactaactattatttaccgaataaccaaaaattcgttTTGTCCACCTTCTGATAAATTAAACCTCCTAATAAATCGAGTTATTTGTCAAAGCAGTCACAACTGACAATTGAACAGTTTAGtagaaacttaacctaaaatattacacatcaaaagtggtttgtttatttattatacctaTATTTGATTAGTataattagtaataattaaatatttaatatttgtcgtaaaattgatcattacaatttttggaccgatgatgaaattttctttttcctttcctatcaattattttcaatataaaccaTAATTTGCACACCAACACATCTTTCTCCAAGTAGCGACTACAACATAACCTTAACAAAACACGTGCAAATTTAATTAAGCACAGACCGTTGTCACAAACACATATGAAACCCTCAATAAAAGAACgtttttttgcttatttctttcttttttaaaacataGACGATTGCTATATAGGCAACTTTCACAGTGTTACCAACGGTAGACTATTTGTTGGGTACATAATAAATCGACAAATACGGATTAAAACAAACTAGGGTGAGGAAACGGTAAACatttattcgacaattaaaaGTTCCTGCTAAAGTTTGCTCTTTAATGTATATCCCGTTTATATGgttgatttataattttgtattttttttccatagaaTCTTGATAATTGGAAAAGTAGTAGAAGAAAACGCCAGGAACATATCATAGAAAGAGTAGTTGAAGTAAAAAAACTGAATGAACtagaagaaactgaaaaaagtagaagaagaagtaaAACATTTAGTGAAATGATGGAAGAAAGGTGAGATATAATATAAACTAAACTACTGTTTCATTCAGATATTGCATCTACAGGATGCCCATGGGAGGCTTTCTTAATACGGCTTAGTAAATTCTCCATATatgatattacaaaataatatagaaatttaataaaacatataattcaGAACTGAAATAATTGGGAATTATgcaagaaaataaattgattccgaagttttaaataaaatgaagtatcaagattaaaatattatttattcacaagcgtatatgggtgattccgttctaactgtgattttttgtattcaaaatttcaagattttaaaatttaacttttctaacttttttatgcatattattcatctattttactgtaaaaataaaactctaagaggaatttactacaacttcaaagtatcacgagcaagacacaaatgtcggattttgagttccacggtactgactcatttatccacggtactgacatggtaacttaagatattaaacaacaagtgcatcaattttcctcagtttgatcataaacattagaatttataaggtaattagtttaaatcatttgttacgacaaaaaaaattaataatttatcggtaaattctaggaatggacatgacacggtactgacatggtaacttaagatattaaacaacaagtgcatcaattttcctcagtttgatcataaacattagaatttataaggtaattagtttaaatcatttgttacgacaaaaaaaattaataatttatcggtaaattctaggaatggtcatgacacggtactgacattcaagtgatgtagtataagttttctttaagtggcaagttatattgtataaaaataatgtttaaatatcttaagaattattcaattaacacaaaatttttattaattgattattaattaatgactagtacaaaaaaacaatacaggacattgaatatcacagttagaacggaatcacccatatagtTCTCAATATGCACAATACAAAACATAAGAATAGAAATATGAAAGCGTATAgttattttgtactttacaaATAGCTACGATTTCTATAATTTTGCCAGTGGTCTATCCAAAGGGTagtaattttatgattttcagTAGTGTAGTATATTATCGGTATTCTTAATACTGTTTCATTAAAAACGTAGTCTTATATAGGTAAACTTAGGTAGgagttatttaataatttctttagtTAATATTTCATCACATgtatagtaataaataataggAAATGTAGCGATATTGCTGGAAGCAGTCTAATATCATTAAATCAGAAAAAACTACTTGTTCGACTTGAAAACATTCTATACACAAGAATTGGATTTCAAATATCATCCGACAATGTAACTGGAAACTAGTTGATGTTGGTAGGTCATTTTACCTCTCCTATTACAAAGCATACcttaattcatataaatattcgGAAAACATATAAAGTATGGTATTtgcaaagaataaatatttttaaactaactcCTATTAATTATGGttaaatacaatacaatataaatagtaatattttgaaaacaaaaaaaacaatttaagaaTCCATTTAATACTAGAATTGCTTGACCCTTCAGGTTTCTaaagaatagttttttaataactgtTCATGAAACTatcaaacttttcaaaatatgaaacaacaaaatatatagtaATAGTGATGTAAATAATATAAGATGAAACAATTCCGAAGTAAACCAACCAACCAAATTCTGTTctttaaaacaatgaaataaaaaagaataaaaacaaaacaaaatatggaCATCATATTCCTGATAAGGAAGGAGAACGGAAATAAGAAGACATCAACTTGGAAGACTTTTTACATATTGTTACAAACCGTCAAGCCGGTCCTGCTCGGTAATAATGAAAGAATCTAAAATTTGGTAAACGCACCAGACGCAAAAAATTCTCGGCAAGCAGGTGATATTGTCTTTCTACGTGTTTTTATCACATcggcgatttgtttatattgttttttttagaaCCAATTTCTAAGaagatctatttatttatttgttcgcTTATTTATGTTCTAAAATTATTGGAGAACTTCTTTTGGCTATAAATATGTACTAGTTTTTTATCGGCTGCAGtagtgaatatttaattatatcaagAGTGATAAGTTGATTATTAGTGTCTATTGTAAGTGTAAATACATAATGTGAGAGACCGTGTTGTATAAATTCACCcaaatgttaaaaatagtttgaataaattagaaaatagcTTTAATATACGATAAATCTCATATTAGGGAACTAAAAGAAACATCACTTTGAAACACTTTTTACATACCTTAAATGTAATTGTCGATTCACACGCAACTcttccaaaaaattttcataatttccgtgtttttttatttttatttgaaattttaagaatttaataaagaacatggcaaaaaattgcaaaaaccctttatctatttattattcggaataataatttttcattttattgtattgttgtatttcttatttatttacactattaCCATCAGCagagtgaatttataaacacttcTTTTACTCACTTGATTTGTTGACATTTTAccctacacttaactaacttatgcaataattaacttatttaaatttttgggtcacttttctatttcgttccgATCTCTAATTCACTACAAATTCCTTTATATATCCAATAtaactattaattataaactaaattactttaaaaattaaattaattatatctaaatgattttgattttaggtctcttctgttccaaaattagttttttttttatagtttttaaaagaatgataaattttaaaaatgtggaATGCTTCACGATTTTGCAAGGATGACACGTAAAATCGTGACACATTCCCTCTACAAAATGGtttcttatttcaatatatataaacaCCTAAGTATActctttcataaaaaagtttgttaaGTATTTCAAGGTTCTTTTTATGAAACATTGGATCGGAAAATTTAGGGACTACAactgtttgattaaattaatcttAGGGAATGTAGCAAAATGTACTCTTTTTAATCTGTATTCCAAGCAAGCTTTGGAATAACTTTGtcaaaatataatctaaaaacATAAACTcacatatatttcaataaagacCAAAGTAGGTCATATCCTCAAATTACTACGTAttatattgaattgattttctatcaaaagagacccaaatcaagataaatcatAACGAAACCTAAAcactttatatttctttttaaagcagattgattttatttcttgaatctgaattttcttctattttaggAGTAAAGGAAGGCACAAGTTTAATATCCCCTTATACGAAGATGACTCCAATGATCTAAGCGATTATGGAATTGGTAGTAGCAGTTCAAAAACAAACAGTGTCAAGGATGCTGATACAGACGATAGTAGCAGCCTTTTAGTAAGTTTATCATATGGATTgactttatttgaaaaaattactcaaCAATAAATTAACACATATTGtatctaaatataaattcttgttatttgattgattaatatggtctaaacaaaaaaacagtATACATGCCACTATTCGAATTACTGACCAGAGACCTATTGACATTATCAGCTGAACAAACTGAAATTTAATTACCTAATCATCAAAAAGATTGTCAACATCCTATAAACAAAGCTAAACGTCACATAGTTCTAATAAATTAGAACCTAACACATCAgctcataaaaataaataaaccataCATAATCTCCCCATAATCCAAGCCCGATTATGatcaattatttgtttgattttccACAGACATTCAAAAGACAGCTCTTGTCAACTTCTGAAGTGTGCagataaattttagtttattaataaattgaatgccttttcattaaatattaaaaatacattttgaaactAGGCCatcataaaaattgtaaatagttTAACAAGGGTagaatgaaactttttttcaggaTGAAAAAGATAATCACATATTTGATTCATCTAGCAATAAGGAGAATTCCAGTGCTTCAAATCAAAGTCAAAGTGAAGATGAAACTAATGCTACCAAAAATGATTCCATAAGtgtgaataataatattaatgcaTTCACTAAAACTGATATCAGCACCTATTCTACTATATCGAATTCTCAAAAAATCAAACCTGTACCTCCAAATAAGCCCTCTATATTCGAAAGCAAGTCTTACTCTGAGcctaaacaaacaaaacaatacacTTATGAAGGAGCTATTCAAGATTATAGATCACGAATTCAAACTATTAACTCAGATGATTCCAGCCGATATCAATGTAAGGAACCAGCTGAAGTACTCCTTCCAAAAGGTGAGATCTTTAAAAGAAAAGGTGTCTTCGAAGGCAGTAACGTAGAAATGGTGACAGTGGAATCTTCTTCTGCAAGAAGATTATCAGAAGATTTTGTCAACACTAGAAGTATCAAAGATAGACTGAAAAGTTTTGAACAAGCCATTGATCAATCTATAAGGACAATAGATAAGTGTGATAATCAAGTTTCTGTTAAACAAAGATTACAAACATTCAATAAACTTGATGAAACAGATAACGCGAACAATAATCTGATCAAAACAAACATTagcaaaattaataattattcagtaAATAAATCAGATAATGTCCATAACTATACCACAAAAAAATCTTGGAACAACGAAGACAGATGTTTCAGTCCTGATACTGAACTTTACGTAAATAAACTGAATATGTTCAATAGAGATCTAGACAATTTAATGATAACCAAATCATTGGAAGAACATTATCCTCCTTCAATATCTTCCACTGAATTAACATGTATTTCTTCCGACAGAGAGGATAGTGGTATCCATACTGGAGATGTTTCTTGCTCTGTCAGCCAAGCTGATGAATCAGTAGATGTAGAAATAGCTTCCAATATTAACGATAGACTGAATGAAGATACACAATTTGAAAGAGAACTTCAACAATTCCAGGCAGATATTGAACAGTTCAATCctttagataaaaaagaagacaataattgtaaaaaatatcaagCTATTGAAAAAACTGATGATAGGAATGATATCCCTAGTTTTAAAGAAATGATTCTTCTTACTGAACAGTTCttagaaaattctagaaaagaTGCATTCGAAAATTCAGCTCCTCTTAAATCAATAAATCATGTTGGAAATGAATTATCTTTACCAGTAACCAAACCAAAGCCTGTAATATATGAAAacgttgatataaaaaaatttagtccTGCGTTGGATTTCATTACCAGTGATTTCATAGTTGATACTGCATTTCCAGACTTTAGTCCTCCTCCATTAGAACCCCCAAAAGTCAAACCTCCTCCTCCCCCTCCGCCCTCACAAAAAGAGGAAGAAGATGTAATGCCAGATCCTATTATAAAACGCGCCAACTCTACAAAAAGAATAAAGCAAGAACTTAATATTAAGAGATCTAGTTTCCTTGGATTAGATGAACCAACAGAAAACACAGATATGTTACTAGAAAAATCTCCAAATTTAAACTTCTTTTCTGGAgaacaaaaaattgacaaaCCCATAACTAGAAAGTTTTCTGAAGGAATACTTAGTAAAGTTGAAAGTCAGGATTCTGGTCTCGATTTGGATAGAGGAAGGCTGTCTAGTGATACTTGGTGTAGTAGTGTTCCAAGTCACGAAAGGCAAGCTAGTGAGGTGAGaaccattgaaaataaatgttaacaTAATGTGTgagttcattaatttttttttcagttaaccAACAGTATTACCTCAGAAGAAGATGAAATAACCAAAAAAGAAAGAGAGATTATTGAGCTTGTAGAAAAGGAAGAGCAGTATCGTGATATTGTAGATTACATCACAAAGGAACCTTCAactaaatcattcaattctGAAAAAGTATCTGCATATGAACCTTCATTGGGTAGTGAACAGTTTGACAATCCTTACTTTGACACAGTAAGCatactattaataataataataaacttcttTTACAACTTTGTATAAGCCAACTAAATgtgtttataattcaaaaaccaTTCAAAGTTgatttatgtaaatttattaaGATCTTGTTTGTAACTGAGATTTctaggaaattttttttggcttaatttttttcttatgcaCTAAATGAATATATTCATGTTGTGAATGAACACATTTGAAATTAACATATCAAGTAGAAACATCTTTCTGTTGGATGGAATAGCACTAATTACAATTTCCGTATAGAGGaactaaaattgtttttcatatgattgttttgaattttttaaggATAATTTTTTGGTGTAACATCTGTTGATGTACCATGGTGATATATCCAGTTATATATCCTTTATATCCCTTATTCCAGTTTTCTATTGTGTTATTGATAAGATTATTGCTATTCCCATATATATGGAtgcttttattttcatttatatctttCTAATTTTGAGTCTTTTGGGctttccattttgattttactgAAGTTGTaggttagttatttttatagagTTAATGAGTTTATgagttttaattaataatgaGTTTGGCGTGTTTCCATTAGAATGATAAAAATCTCAGTTAAATATTGCAGAGTATTCAGTAATCATTTATTTAGATATAGTAATTACTAAGaacttaagaaaatataaataatgttgaaaagaaacaagaaaaaaagactttcatatatatatatatatatatatata is from Diorhabda carinulata isolate Delta chromosome 1, icDioCari1.1, whole genome shotgun sequence and encodes:
- the LOC130894095 gene encoding uncharacterized protein LOC130894095; the encoded protein is MDNQDYQPDHDKERRNSNTDYMPTKCRITKPSPPKPATNPLQFIKVAPCPLFQKAHEQIKKVEEIKREEKETRSEIEDWQTNLDNWKSSRRKRQEHIIERVVEVKKLNELEETEKSRRRSKTFSEMMEERSKGRHKFNIPLYEDDSNDLSDYGIGSSSSKTNSVKDADTDDSSSLLDEKDNHIFDSSSNKENSSASNQSQSEDETNATKNDSISVNNNINAFTKTDISTYSTISNSQKIKPVPPNKPSIFESKSYSEPKQTKQYTYEGAIQDYRSRIQTINSDDSSRYQCKEPAEVLLPKGEIFKRKGVFEGSNVEMVTVESSSARRLSEDFVNTRSIKDRLKSFEQAIDQSIRTIDKCDNQVSVKQRLQTFNKLDETDNANNNLIKTNISKINNYSVNKSDNVHNYTTKKSWNNEDRCFSPDTELYVNKLNMFNRDLDNLMITKSLEEHYPPSISSTELTCISSDREDSGIHTGDVSCSVSQADESVDVEIASNINDRLNEDTQFERELQQFQADIEQFNPLDKKEDNNCKKYQAIEKTDDRNDIPSFKEMILLTEQFLENSRKDAFENSAPLKSINHVGNELSLPVTKPKPVIYENVDIKKFSPALDFITSDFIVDTAFPDFSPPPLEPPKVKPPPPPPPSQKEEEDVMPDPIIKRANSTKRIKQELNIKRSSFLGLDEPTENTDMLLEKSPNLNFFSGEQKIDKPITRKFSEGILSKVESQDSGLDLDRGRLSSDTWCSSVPSHERQASELTNSITSEEDEITKKEREIIELVEKEEQYRDIVDYITKEPSTKSFNSEKVSAYEPSLGSEQFDNPYFDTQPTDFLDQDSEVLKVEQELRQLELEELERQRENMLFRESRAKAHLHNRHSLENLADNMYPCLLYENHVDCRKSMPELAIQNASIDYGRSVPLNQNYEYENVRDLESKGYFPFRGYVHGNFETHIDNRKSMPDLQESYNKSSPERYRSLNDPNARISLEHRKSMPELQLEPHTSAFKAPERPSIIPAKPLRAKDWTLYEQQIAQPVPRQLSAVHKRDKWLQPKANSDGRNFNQHWLIQEAELRRISDQQRNLSSNANNQQQRSRIPMRIPNDKLQHPVEQRLEQGFKEDYIQQTIRKHTQSINHALPTVAYSPPAVRKESHDRILSVSGKKKCSYCGNELGRGAAMIVESLCLFYHMDCFKCCVCHVRLGDGKMGTDVKVRNQKLHCHNCYSSDDGVKFSCV